A genomic stretch from Natronomonas gomsonensis includes:
- a CDS encoding cell division protein SepF, whose protein sequence is MGIMSKILGGNSHNAEDYVELDIDDFDADAGDATVKVHFAEISDKNDIIDIKDAVYDGDIVIADIIRHTTTDRTMEHISDELKQVAHEVGGDIVQKEDDQIVITPGGVGISRAKLGR, encoded by the coding sequence ATGGGCATCATGAGCAAGATTCTCGGCGGGAACTCCCACAACGCCGAGGACTACGTCGAACTCGACATCGACGACTTCGACGCCGACGCGGGCGACGCGACGGTGAAAGTACATTTCGCTGAAATCAGCGACAAAAACGACATCATCGACATCAAAGACGCCGTCTACGACGGCGACATCGTCATCGCCGACATCATCCGGCACACGACGACCGACCGGACGATGGAGCACATCTCCGACGAACTGAAGCAGGTCGCCCACGAGGTGGGCGGCGACATCGTCCAGAAGGAGGACGACCAAATCGTCATCACGCCGGGCGGCGTCGGTATCTCGCGGGCGAAACTGGGCCGGTAA